A single genomic interval of uncultured Desulfobulbus sp. harbors:
- a CDS encoding FAD-linked oxidase C-terminal domain-containing protein, which yields MPLYSPITPNIRARIEEQLSPGSIVTAAKEIADAASDGSGLNFPPELVVRARTVADVQHLLRLANQYRFPVIPRGGGSGLAGACLADLGGVVLSTRGLNSIRHIDPANFTMEVEAGVISNQVREAAAGCDLFYPPDPAGMDLSTIGGNAATDAGGPACVKYGTTRDYILGLEAVLPSGELITTGVRTRKGVVGYDMTNLLVGSEGTLGVITALTLKLIPRPPATVSALCAFRSMGDAMRAVAKIMAQGHLPSAIEFLDSRCLDLIGEMLPFALPGGKPSLLLIELDGPLSQIAGELETVLALAGEEGAFETLQAADEAKRQQIWDVRRQVSLRIHDYAALYISEDVAVPLSAIARLVDALPEYERRYGLEIFAFGHAGDGNIHLNITTQDRARRPRVMEGVRALLQLVLSLAGTISGEHGIGLAKREFLAMELSPTSISLQKGIKALFDPNQILNPGKVFP from the coding sequence CGCCAAGGAGATTGCCGATGCTGCCTCCGATGGTTCCGGTCTCAATTTCCCCCCCGAACTGGTGGTACGTGCCCGCACGGTTGCAGATGTGCAGCACCTGCTGCGGCTGGCCAACCAGTACCGCTTCCCGGTGATTCCGCGCGGCGGTGGTTCCGGTCTGGCCGGGGCCTGTCTGGCCGATCTGGGCGGTGTGGTGCTCTCCACCCGCGGACTCAACTCCATTCGCCACATCGACCCGGCCAACTTCACCATGGAGGTGGAGGCCGGGGTGATCAGCAACCAGGTCCGGGAGGCGGCGGCAGGTTGCGACCTCTTCTATCCGCCGGATCCGGCGGGTATGGACCTGAGTACCATCGGCGGCAACGCCGCCACCGATGCCGGCGGCCCGGCCTGTGTCAAGTACGGCACCACCCGCGACTATATCCTCGGTCTGGAGGCGGTCCTGCCCAGCGGCGAGCTGATCACCACCGGTGTCCGCACCCGCAAAGGGGTGGTGGGCTACGACATGACCAATCTCCTGGTGGGCAGCGAGGGGACCCTGGGGGTGATCACCGCCCTGACCCTGAAGCTCATCCCCCGCCCACCGGCCACGGTCAGCGCACTCTGCGCCTTTCGCTCCATGGGGGATGCCATGCGGGCCGTGGCGAAAATCATGGCTCAAGGGCACCTGCCCAGTGCGATCGAGTTTCTCGATAGCCGCTGCCTGGATCTGATCGGGGAGATGCTGCCCTTTGCCCTGCCCGGAGGAAAGCCCTCGCTGCTGTTGATCGAACTCGATGGGCCCCTCTCCCAGATAGCCGGAGAACTGGAAACGGTCCTTGCCCTGGCAGGGGAGGAAGGTGCCTTTGAAACCCTGCAGGCAGCGGATGAGGCCAAACGGCAGCAGATCTGGGACGTGCGCCGCCAGGTGAGCCTGCGCATCCACGATTACGCCGCCCTCTACATCTCCGAGGACGTGGCCGTGCCGCTGAGCGCCATCGCCCGTCTGGTCGATGCCCTTCCCGAATATGAACGCAGGTATGGACTGGAGATCTTTGCCTTTGGCCATGCCGGCGACGGCAATATCCATCTCAACATCACCACCCAGGATAGAGCCCGGCGACCGCGGGTCATGGAGGGGGTGCGCGCCCTGCTGCAGCTGGTGCTCTCTCTGGCCGGCACCATCTCCGGGGAGCACGGCATCGGCCTTGCCAAGCGCGAGTTCCTCGCCATGGAGCTCTCCCCGACCTCGATCAGCCTGCAGAAGGGGATCAAGGCGCTGTTTGATCCCAACCAGATCCTCAACCCGGGCAAGGTATTTCCATGA
- a CDS encoding pyridoxal phosphate-dependent aminotransferase, with translation MNPRNPLLSKRVGNIAVSATKAMAEKAALRGDCVSLGQGVPSFATPGEVVVQITEMLATNPACGKYTLQTGMLALRRRIARQLSEEQGISIDPEREICLTVGAMEGLLAALMSLVDPGDEVILPSPTYASYTEQIHLCGGVPVYAPLNTDWSLDLEAIARAITPKTRALMLCNPGNPTGNLIGNREVMELCALALKHNFVLIFDATYDYLVYGRAMPLNPLSLPQYREHVVSVSSLSKKFALTGWRIGWVTATESLMEGIMKVHDAATICAPTPSQFAALAALDMDGQWLEECRRQLDCRRQLCCQRLDALGDYFSYVPPQGAFYVMARYLFSDRPSHEVADSLLDGARVITIPGGSYGPGGEGHLRLSFGGEETEINAAFDRIEAWLQLGRISSPKQGR, from the coding sequence ATGAATCCCCGCAACCCCTTGCTGAGCAAACGGGTGGGCAACATCGCCGTCTCCGCCACCAAGGCCATGGCGGAAAAGGCGGCTCTGAGAGGGGATTGCGTCAGCCTTGGTCAGGGGGTGCCGTCCTTTGCCACGCCCGGAGAAGTGGTTGTCCAGATCACGGAGATGCTCGCCACCAATCCGGCCTGCGGCAAGTACACCCTGCAGACCGGGATGCTTGCGCTGCGCCGGCGCATTGCCCGCCAGCTTTCAGAGGAACAGGGCATCAGCATCGATCCCGAGCGGGAGATCTGCCTCACCGTCGGCGCCATGGAAGGACTGCTGGCCGCCTTGATGAGCCTGGTGGATCCGGGCGACGAGGTCATTCTCCCTTCCCCGACCTATGCCTCCTATACCGAACAGATCCACCTCTGCGGCGGAGTACCGGTGTATGCACCGCTCAATACCGATTGGAGCCTGGATCTGGAGGCGATCGCCCGCGCGATCACCCCGAAAACCAGGGCCCTGATGCTGTGCAACCCCGGCAACCCCACCGGCAATCTCATCGGCAACCGGGAGGTGATGGAGCTCTGCGCGTTGGCCCTCAAGCACAACTTCGTGCTGATTTTCGATGCCACCTACGACTACCTGGTCTACGGCCGGGCAATGCCGCTCAACCCGCTGTCGCTGCCGCAATACCGGGAGCATGTGGTGAGCGTCTCCTCGCTCTCGAAAAAATTCGCCCTCACCGGCTGGCGGATAGGCTGGGTGACCGCAACGGAATCACTTATGGAGGGCATCATGAAGGTCCATGATGCCGCCACCATCTGCGCGCCCACGCCTTCGCAGTTCGCAGCCCTGGCCGCTCTGGACATGGATGGCCAGTGGCTGGAGGAGTGCCGCAGACAACTCGATTGCCGACGGCAACTCTGCTGCCAGCGCCTGGACGCGCTTGGCGACTATTTCAGCTATGTGCCGCCCCAAGGGGCCTTTTACGTGATGGCGCGCTACCTGTTCAGCGACCGTCCTTCCCATGAGGTGGCCGACAGCCTCCTGGATGGCGCGCGAGTGATTACCATCCCCGGCGGATCGTACGGGCCGGGAGGCGAGGGACATCTCCGCCTCTCCTTTGGAGGGGAGGAGACGGAGATCAATGCGGCCTTTGACCGGATTGAAGCCTGGTTGCAATTGGGGCGGATTTCTTCACCGAAACAGGGGCGTTAG
- the moaA gene encoding GTP 3',8-cyclase MoaA: protein MIHKNSSFPPPGNDLTDLFSRSISYLRLSLTDRCNLKCMYCVTEDESSGCLTKLKQEELLTYEELLRVVRVAVGMGITKVRLTGGEPLVRRGVLDFIREMMAIDGLDDVRMTTNGVLLAQCAQELLDAGVSKVNISLDSLRPERVHDITGVDCFDAVWKGIETVLALGFAPVKLNMVAMRHINDDEILEFARMSQRLPLQVRFIEFMPIGASSRWNADTYISSDEIMERISTIGELIPLQKGRNDGPAKVFRLGYDSAGSLGFISPLSHHFCDRCNRLRLTSAGALRSCLLHDSEVDLRSVLRNQPTDASIREAMIEAIRNKPRGHQLAERMQQSGADCHGRMSRIGG, encoded by the coding sequence ATGATACATAAAAATTCCAGTTTTCCGCCCCCGGGAAATGATCTGACCGATTTATTTTCAAGGTCTATCTCCTATTTGCGTCTCAGTCTGACCGATCGTTGCAACCTCAAGTGTATGTACTGCGTCACCGAGGACGAGTCTTCCGGTTGTTTGACCAAACTCAAACAGGAGGAGCTGCTGACCTACGAAGAACTGCTCCGGGTCGTGCGCGTGGCCGTGGGCATGGGCATTACCAAGGTGCGGCTCACCGGCGGGGAACCCCTGGTCCGGCGTGGCGTTCTGGACTTTATCCGGGAAATGATGGCCATCGACGGCCTGGATGATGTCCGCATGACCACCAATGGCGTTCTTCTGGCGCAATGTGCCCAGGAATTGCTGGATGCCGGGGTGAGCAAGGTCAACATCAGCCTTGATTCGCTGAGGCCGGAGCGGGTTCACGACATCACCGGGGTTGACTGCTTCGACGCGGTGTGGAAGGGGATCGAAACCGTGCTGGCCCTTGGTTTTGCCCCGGTGAAACTCAACATGGTGGCCATGCGGCACATCAACGACGACGAGATCCTTGAATTCGCGCGCATGTCGCAGCGGTTACCCCTGCAGGTTCGTTTTATCGAGTTCATGCCCATCGGCGCTTCCAGCCGCTGGAATGCCGACACCTATATCAGTTCCGACGAGATCATGGAACGGATCTCCACCATAGGCGAGTTGATCCCGCTGCAGAAAGGGCGCAACGACGGTCCGGCCAAAGTCTTTCGCCTCGGCTATGACTCCGCCGGTTCATTGGGGTTCATCAGTCCCTTGAGCCACCATTTCTGCGATCGTTGCAACCGCTTGCGCCTGACCTCCGCCGGTGCCCTCCGCTCCTGCCTGCTGCACGACAGCGAGGTCGATCTGCGCTCGGTGCTGCGCAATCAGCCCACCGACGCATCCATCCGCGAGGCCATGATCGAGGCCATTCGCAACAAGCCCAGAGGCCACCAGTTGGCAGAGCGCATGCAACAATCCGGGGCCGACTGTCACGGGCGGATGTCGCGCATCGGCGGCTAA
- the tsaD gene encoding tRNA (adenosine(37)-N6)-threonylcarbamoyltransferase complex transferase subunit TsaD: protein MLILAIESSCDDTAAAVLEPEYRVRSSIISSQNEIHARFGGIVPELASRRHIEMIEPVVDEALSRAGVTLDDIDLIAATQGPGLVGSLLVGFTFAKGLAMVRDLPCVGVDHMAGHLLSCLLEERQPSFPFTALIVSGGNTSLFSVESPLSFTRLGRTRDDAAGEAFDKVAKMLDLGYPGGPVISSLARHGNPAAIRFPRARLSEHSLDFSFSGLKTSVAGYVETCRRNGQELAFNDICASFQEAVVEVLVDKTLDAARQTGHERIVIGGGVAANPRLRELLDERCTAQGVELFMPSLDYCTDNAAMIGVAGYYRYLAGQLVDADADAYSRSPLN from the coding sequence ATGTTAATTCTTGCCATTGAAAGCTCCTGTGACGATACGGCAGCGGCCGTGCTGGAACCCGAATATCGGGTCCGCTCCTCGATCATCAGCAGCCAAAACGAAATTCACGCCCGTTTCGGCGGCATTGTCCCCGAACTGGCCTCGCGACGCCACATCGAGATGATCGAACCGGTGGTGGACGAGGCCCTTTCCCGAGCCGGTGTCACCTTGGATGATATCGATCTCATTGCCGCAACCCAGGGCCCGGGCCTGGTGGGCTCGCTCCTGGTGGGCTTCACCTTTGCCAAGGGCCTGGCCATGGTCCGCGATCTGCCCTGCGTCGGTGTGGATCATATGGCAGGCCACCTGCTCTCCTGTCTCTTGGAAGAACGCCAGCCGAGCTTTCCCTTCACCGCCCTGATCGTCTCCGGAGGCAACACCTCCCTGTTCAGCGTGGAATCACCGCTGAGTTTCACCCGGCTTGGCCGCACCCGCGACGATGCCGCCGGCGAGGCCTTTGACAAGGTGGCCAAGATGCTTGATCTCGGCTATCCCGGCGGCCCGGTGATCAGCAGCTTGGCCAGGCACGGTAACCCCGCGGCCATCCGTTTTCCCCGCGCCCGGTTGAGCGAACACTCCCTCGACTTCAGCTTCAGCGGCCTCAAGACCTCGGTGGCCGGGTATGTGGAGACCTGTCGCCGCAACGGTCAGGAACTGGCGTTCAACGATATCTGCGCCTCCTTTCAGGAAGCGGTGGTCGAGGTCCTGGTCGACAAGACCCTTGATGCTGCGCGCCAGACCGGTCATGAGCGGATCGTCATCGGCGGCGGCGTCGCGGCCAATCCCCGGCTGCGGGAACTCTTGGATGAGCGCTGCACAGCGCAGGGCGTCGAACTGTTCATGCCCTCGCTTGACTACTGCACCGACAATGCCGCCATGATCGGGGTTGCCGGCTATTACCGTTATCTCGCGGGACAACTGGTCGATGCCGACGCTGACGCCTACTCCCGCTCACCGCTCAACTGA
- the rsmA gene encoding 16S rRNA (adenine(1518)-N(6)/adenine(1519)-N(6))-dimethyltransferase RsmA, with the protein MVHQPTKHLLKRQGLAPQKKLGQNFLIHERTPRRIVELAGLRPEDQVIEVGVGLGALTRPLAEAAAKVIGIEADSGIIRMHLQDGDLPANVELIHADVLKVDFSRLHEPGKRLKIVANLPYSISSPFLFRLIEHAHLMDFAVVMLQKELAQRLAAAPGTKEYGAPTVLLAACATVEPLLSVHPAEFHPQPKVDSLVIRISFHPTPKHVEALGEFNRPLFTRIVHAAFGQRRKTLLNGLTSGRLLAEKSQLIAAIEAAGLNPSIRAETLTPQQFVDLTRSIDQALSTAL; encoded by the coding sequence ATGGTCCATCAACCGACAAAACACCTGCTCAAGCGGCAGGGACTGGCCCCGCAAAAAAAACTCGGGCAAAATTTTCTTATTCATGAGCGGACTCCACGGCGAATTGTCGAGCTCGCAGGCCTGAGGCCCGAAGATCAGGTGATCGAGGTCGGGGTCGGTCTTGGCGCGCTCACCCGCCCCCTTGCCGAGGCCGCCGCCAAGGTGATCGGGATTGAGGCGGATTCGGGCATCATTCGCATGCACCTGCAAGACGGCGACCTGCCCGCCAATGTGGAACTGATCCATGCCGACGTACTCAAGGTGGATTTTTCCCGGCTGCACGAACCGGGCAAACGTCTGAAAATTGTCGCCAACCTGCCCTACTCGATCTCCAGCCCCTTTCTTTTCCGCCTGATCGAGCATGCCCATCTGATGGACTTTGCGGTGGTGATGCTGCAAAAAGAGCTTGCCCAGCGCCTTGCCGCCGCCCCCGGAACCAAGGAGTACGGCGCGCCCACGGTGCTGCTCGCCGCCTGTGCCACAGTGGAGCCGCTGCTTTCCGTCCACCCGGCGGAATTTCATCCCCAGCCCAAGGTCGATTCCCTGGTGATCCGCATCAGCTTTCACCCCACGCCCAAACATGTCGAGGCACTGGGCGAATTCAACCGCCCCCTTTTCACCCGCATTGTCCATGCCGCCTTCGGCCAACGCCGCAAGACCCTGCTCAACGGCCTGACAAGTGGCCGGCTGCTTGCGGAAAAATCGCAGCTGATTGCCGCCATCGAAGCTGCCGGACTCAATCCCTCGATTCGGGCGGAGACCCTGACCCCGCAACAGTTCGTCGACCTGACCCGCTCCATCGACCAAGCCCTGTCCACCGCTTTGTAA
- a CDS encoding CPBP family glutamic-type intramembrane protease, whose translation MVTNRQLIFPYAAPYLAYVGIASINEDILPMEVSYPLRIVAVILLLLWGRRWYCPLVGPRSPWGSITVGILAGLVGLIVWVALLTPFTQPAETQPWSVAAFVFRLLSAGLVVPVFEELMMRGFVFRLALQWDTLRKAGVDNALHRALDEHSIDEVAPGAWSWMAVLISTLAFTSGHATQEWPAAVAYGLLMALLWVKRQDLLACITAHAVTNITLAWFVYATGSWQYW comes from the coding sequence ATGGTTACCAACCGACAGCTGATCTTCCCCTACGCAGCACCCTATCTGGCCTATGTGGGTATCGCCTCCATCAACGAGGATATCCTTCCCATGGAAGTCAGTTATCCGCTGCGCATCGTCGCGGTTATCCTGCTGCTGCTCTGGGGGCGCCGCTGGTACTGCCCCCTCGTTGGCCCTCGTTCACCATGGGGCTCGATCACCGTTGGCATACTCGCCGGCCTGGTCGGTTTAATCGTCTGGGTTGCCCTGCTCACCCCCTTTACCCAGCCCGCAGAAACCCAGCCCTGGTCGGTGGCCGCCTTTGTCTTTCGCCTGCTCAGCGCCGGTCTGGTGGTACCGGTGTTTGAGGAACTGATGATGCGTGGCTTTGTCTTTCGCCTGGCCCTGCAATGGGACACCCTGCGCAAGGCAGGGGTCGACAACGCCCTGCACCGTGCCCTTGACGAACATTCAATCGATGAAGTCGCCCCCGGAGCCTGGTCGTGGATGGCAGTGCTCATTTCCACCCTGGCCTTCACCTCCGGTCATGCCACCCAGGAGTGGCCGGCAGCCGTCGCCTACGGTCTGCTCATGGCCCTGCTGTGGGTCAAGCGCCAGGACCTGCTCGCCTGTATCACGGCCCATGCCGTGACCAATATCACCCTGGCCTGGTTCGTCTATGCAACCGGCTCTTGGCAATACTGGTAA
- a CDS encoding DUF2062 domain-containing protein, protein MSLSRTARFYLIRFKRLQGSPHSLALGAAIGSAVGVTPTLPLHNLIILSLTLPLRSNPIAGIIAGTVVSNPLTFGPQYFLAWKIGNFFLPNRLSWEKIKHTLELIKSQGLMDSVSVLQAMGWDTVLVMLTGGLILAIPTGLLTYFPVYRFFSKLRAKRQQKHLLNDRPSSGT, encoded by the coding sequence ATGAGCTTATCACGTACTGCTCGCTTTTATTTGATTCGATTTAAGCGGTTGCAAGGGTCACCGCATTCCCTTGCCCTGGGTGCAGCCATAGGTTCAGCGGTCGGTGTCACGCCGACCCTGCCCCTGCACAACCTCATCATTCTCTCCCTGACCCTGCCTCTGCGATCCAATCCCATTGCCGGAATCATCGCAGGTACCGTGGTCAGCAACCCCCTCACCTTTGGCCCCCAATACTTTCTGGCCTGGAAGATCGGTAATTTTTTCCTCCCCAACCGTCTCAGTTGGGAAAAAATCAAGCACACCTTGGAACTCATCAAATCCCAGGGGCTTATGGACAGCGTGAGCGTTCTCCAGGCCATGGGCTGGGACACAGTCCTGGTGATGCTCACCGGAGGTTTGATCCTGGCCATTCCCACGGGACTGCTCACGTATTTCCCGGTCTATCGTTTTTTCAGCAAACTGCGGGCAAAACGCCAACAAAAGCATCTGCTCAACGACCGCCCCTCTTCCGGGACTTGA
- a CDS encoding iron-containing alcohol dehydrogenase has protein sequence MHNFVFHNPTKILFGRGTLSALGAETAVWGRKALLVYGKNSLKTGPCYAQILDSLEAAGVEIIEHGGVQSNPLLSHARDGIAKAKAGKVEVVVAVGGGSVLDTAKAIGAGSVVDHDVWKFFIGKKGVKSTLPVLTVPTLAASGSEMNSGMVLTNDHTLQKFGFGHRLLFPKVSILDPQITCTVPPSYTAYGAVDIFSHVLEFYLTTGEPETAVQDRLMEGLMENAMAACNRCLIDPYEYNARADLMWTASLALSGLTAAGLGRVEFPMHLIEHSLSALYDVPHGAGLAVVMLGWLRDHSQTHALRIAQLGRRVFALKAPSEQSLALATIDALRQWLVAVRVPTTLKELAIAPEDIPAISENTQALARIWRLREYTPERVTAILKRCC, from the coding sequence ATGCATAACTTTGTCTTCCACAATCCGACCAAGATTCTCTTTGGCAGAGGCACCCTCTCCGCCCTGGGAGCAGAGACTGCCGTCTGGGGCAGAAAAGCGCTGCTGGTGTACGGAAAAAACAGCCTCAAAACCGGCCCCTGCTACGCGCAGATCCTGGACAGCCTTGAGGCGGCCGGAGTGGAGATCATCGAGCACGGCGGCGTTCAATCCAACCCGCTGCTCTCCCATGCCCGAGACGGCATTGCCAAGGCAAAGGCCGGGAAAGTGGAGGTTGTGGTGGCCGTCGGCGGGGGCTCGGTATTGGACACGGCCAAGGCCATCGGTGCTGGCAGCGTGGTCGACCACGATGTATGGAAATTTTTTATCGGCAAGAAAGGGGTCAAATCGACCCTTCCGGTCCTGACCGTACCCACCCTCGCGGCCTCTGGTTCTGAAATGAACTCGGGCATGGTCCTGACCAACGACCATACCCTGCAAAAATTCGGTTTCGGCCATCGGCTGCTCTTTCCTAAGGTCTCGATTCTTGACCCGCAAATCACCTGCACCGTTCCGCCCAGTTATACCGCCTATGGCGCGGTGGATATCTTCAGCCATGTGCTGGAGTTCTACCTCACCACCGGCGAGCCAGAGACCGCGGTCCAGGACCGATTGATGGAGGGGCTGATGGAAAACGCCATGGCTGCCTGCAACCGCTGCCTCATCGATCCTTATGAGTACAACGCCCGCGCCGACCTGATGTGGACCGCTTCCCTGGCCTTGAGCGGCTTGACCGCAGCAGGCCTTGGCCGGGTGGAATTTCCCATGCACCTGATCGAACACTCGCTCAGTGCCCTTTATGATGTGCCCCACGGTGCCGGCCTAGCGGTGGTCATGCTCGGCTGGCTCAGGGACCACAGCCAAACCCATGCCCTGCGAATCGCCCAGCTGGGCAGACGGGTCTTTGCCCTCAAAGCCCCCTCGGAACAGAGCCTCGCCCTGGCGACCATCGATGCACTGCGGCAGTGGCTTGTCGCGGTCCGGGTGCCGACCACACTCAAAGAACTCGCCATTGCCCCCGAGGACATCCCCGCGATCAGCGAAAACACCCAGGCCCTGGCCCGGATCTGGCGCCTGCGGGAGTATACCCCGGAACGGGTGACCGCCATCCTCAAGCGCTGCTGCTGA
- the glgB gene encoding 1,4-alpha-glucan branching protein GlgB, with product MKNEIPDGQAVPADWLSNFDRYLISEGTHERAYEKLGAHLIRFGKETGVVFAVWAPNARQVAVIGDFNHWDGGSHPMNPSESGIWTLFIPELSEFTVYKYRITTQFGEEQDKSDPYGFSMEERPRTGSVVADLDRYQWQDQAWIAGRQDRQALNGPIAIYEVHLGSWRKVVDKQWDRRYLSYRELAETLIPYVVELGYTHIELLPIAEYPFDGSWGYQVLGFFAPTSRFGTPEDFMYFVDQCHAAGLGVILDWVPAHFPKDGAGLNLFDGTHLYAHANPMQGEHQDWGTMIFNYSRNEVRSFLISNALFWIDKYHIDGLRVDAVASMLYLDYSREAGQWIPNEYGGRENLAAITFLQKVNEVVHGIFPGVLTIAEESTSWPMVSRPTYLGGLGFSLKWNMGWMHDTLGYMAKDPLYRRFHHNQMTFGMLYAFHENFILPISHDEVVHGKGSLLGKMSGDEWQKFANLRAYLGFMWGYSGKKLLFMGCEFGQWQEWNHDSGLEWKALTAPAHEGVQRLVRDLNLVYRHQPALYQVDFDWNGFQWIDANDSDNSVISFVRYAENRQQYVIVVCNMTPIVRRGYRIGVPQDGGYRELINSDLAIYGGSGVDNGPELHTDPIASHTFAHSLSLTLPPLSTLMLQPCPL from the coding sequence ATGAAAAATGAAATCCCGGATGGGCAGGCTGTACCGGCGGATTGGCTGAGCAATTTTGACCGATACCTGATCAGCGAGGGGACCCACGAACGGGCGTATGAAAAGCTCGGTGCCCACCTGATCCGCTTCGGCAAAGAAACCGGCGTGGTCTTCGCGGTCTGGGCTCCCAATGCCCGCCAGGTTGCGGTTATTGGCGACTTCAACCACTGGGACGGCGGTTCGCACCCCATGAACCCCTCCGAAAGCGGCATCTGGACCCTCTTCATCCCCGAACTCAGCGAATTCACCGTCTACAAATACCGCATCACCACCCAATTCGGCGAAGAGCAGGACAAGTCCGACCCCTATGGTTTTTCCATGGAGGAACGGCCCCGGACCGGTTCGGTGGTCGCCGATCTCGACCGCTACCAGTGGCAGGACCAGGCCTGGATTGCCGGCCGCCAAGACCGCCAGGCCCTCAACGGCCCCATTGCCATCTATGAGGTGCATCTCGGTTCCTGGCGCAAAGTTGTCGACAAGCAGTGGGACCGTCGCTACCTCTCCTATCGGGAACTGGCCGAGACGCTCATTCCCTATGTGGTGGAACTGGGCTACACCCATATCGAGTTGCTGCCCATTGCCGAATATCCCTTTGACGGTTCCTGGGGGTACCAGGTCCTGGGTTTTTTCGCCCCCACCTCGCGTTTCGGCACACCGGAAGACTTCATGTACTTCGTGGACCAGTGTCACGCCGCCGGCCTGGGCGTGATCCTTGACTGGGTCCCGGCCCACTTCCCCAAGGACGGCGCAGGTCTCAACCTGTTCGACGGCACCCATCTCTATGCCCACGCCAACCCGATGCAGGGCGAGCACCAGGACTGGGGGACGATGATCTTCAACTACAGCCGCAACGAGGTTCGTTCGTTTCTCATTTCCAACGCCCTGTTCTGGATCGATAAATACCACATCGACGGGTTGCGGGTCGATGCAGTGGCCTCCATGCTCTACCTCGACTATTCCCGCGAGGCCGGACAGTGGATTCCCAACGAATACGGCGGCCGGGAAAACCTGGCGGCTATCACCTTCCTGCAGAAGGTCAACGAGGTGGTCCACGGCATCTTTCCCGGCGTACTCACCATTGCCGAAGAATCGACCTCCTGGCCCATGGTCAGCCGTCCGACCTACCTCGGCGGGCTGGGCTTCAGCCTCAAGTGGAATATGGGTTGGATGCACGACACCCTCGGCTACATGGCCAAGGATCCGTTGTATCGCCGTTTCCACCACAATCAGATGACCTTTGGCATGCTCTATGCCTTCCACGAAAACTTCATCCTTCCCATCAGCCACGATGAGGTGGTCCATGGAAAGGGCTCGCTGCTGGGGAAAATGAGCGGGGACGAGTGGCAGAAATTTGCCAATCTCCGCGCCTATCTCGGGTTCATGTGGGGCTATTCGGGCAAAAAACTGTTGTTCATGGGTTGTGAATTCGGCCAGTGGCAGGAGTGGAACCATGATAGCGGCCTGGAATGGAAGGCCTTGACGGCGCCGGCTCACGAGGGTGTGCAGCGGCTGGTTCGCGATCTGAACCTGGTCTATCGCCATCAACCGGCCCTCTACCAGGTCGACTTTGACTGGAACGGATTCCAGTGGATCGACGCCAACGACTCCGACAACTCGGTTATCTCCTTTGTCCGTTACGCGGAAAATCGCCAACAGTACGTCATCGTCGTCTGCAACATGACCCCAATCGTCCGCCGCGGCTACCGCATCGGTGTCCCCCAGGACGGCGGGTACCGGGAACTGATCAACTCCGATCTTGCCATATACGGTGGCAGCGGCGTCGACAACGGGCCGGAGTTGCATACCGACCCCATAGCGAGCCACACCTTTGCACACAGCCTCTCTCTGACCCTGCCGCCGCTGTCAACGCTCATGTTGCAGCCATGCCCGCTTTAA